The following proteins are co-located in the Paenibacillus sp. FSL H8-0079 genome:
- a CDS encoding PAS domain S-box protein — protein sequence MSKSITESRSLFEQLYTHAPIGIAVASHVNGRWLQLNPAFCEMLAYSEDELIDTSVIHMIYEEDLNMEEFRSKFWEMTHETRPMYETEFRLKRKDGSLLWATIRACIVRDETNGEPLYLLVQAADITKQKDAEERLIVQRKQLEESSRISRLLAESSLDLIAIHQADPDRTFKYVSDACKSMLGYEPEEVIGKPGVFVIYPEDIPLVEAYVEEQKRGLAPKRISYRLQHKDGSTVWADTITHYVYNDSGTLMEMVAVTRDISASQQQQLSLQEYRSLFDCNPLGVASLDLEGNLLKANVGQEQLTGHTKEELLSRPFDHLVDPGDLEKTRHHFEETVKGTAQSYEIGLIHKDGQRIETSVINVPILLEDKVVGIYGITSDITESKRYVEEIENLSYERALILNGLSEGVIGLDLEGNLNFANPAAAEIMNFCPSEMNGRPLEQMMIQMQSEGIPYASKDTPILQAVREGRSLPRTESVFWRPDGSSFLAEFQLKPIMDQGRTRGAVLVFRDMTSVKDIIRAKEAAEHADRAKSEFLAIMSHELRTPLNGIMGMAHLLMETELDEEQKGFAEIIIDSGESLLYILNEILDFSKIEAGKMDLERAPVDIKAMLSGVIELFALKASEKNIELYCEMSDHIPERVRGDETRIRQVLINLVGNAVKFTEQGRITVKVGVDFSEEHGQDHLMLIFKVQDTGIGIPMEKQHQLFQSFSQLDPAINRKFGGTGLGLAISKKLVELMGGAIGVQSEIGEGAEFQFTLVLERWLDESSDPIEVAGNDELPLDRASLANNIKILIAEDQAVNSHLLEEMLRKFGGVCDIVENGAQAVELLNNVQYDLVFMDIQMPIMDGIEATCKIRQTHPEIPVIAAITAFAGASDREECLKCGMQDFISKPFHSTEISRVLNTWVPYIRSQRVE from the coding sequence GTGTCTAAATCCATTACAGAGAGCCGGTCTCTGTTCGAACAATTGTACACGCACGCACCCATAGGCATTGCTGTCGCTTCACATGTGAATGGACGTTGGTTGCAGCTTAATCCGGCATTTTGCGAGATGCTCGCATACAGTGAAGATGAACTAATCGATACGTCGGTCATACATATGATCTATGAAGAAGATCTGAACATGGAGGAATTCCGCAGCAAATTCTGGGAAATGACCCATGAAACACGCCCAATGTATGAGACGGAGTTCCGTCTGAAACGAAAAGACGGTTCGTTATTATGGGCAACCATTAGAGCTTGCATTGTGAGGGATGAAACGAATGGTGAGCCATTGTATCTGTTGGTACAGGCTGCTGACATTACGAAACAAAAGGATGCAGAGGAACGCCTCATTGTGCAGCGTAAGCAACTGGAAGAGAGCAGTCGCATTTCACGTCTGCTGGCAGAATCTTCGCTTGACCTGATTGCCATACATCAAGCCGATCCTGATCGTACATTCAAGTATGTATCGGATGCATGCAAAAGCATGTTGGGCTATGAACCGGAAGAAGTAATAGGTAAGCCGGGAGTATTCGTTATCTATCCCGAGGATATCCCTTTGGTTGAAGCCTACGTGGAGGAGCAGAAGCGGGGTTTGGCTCCGAAACGAATTAGTTACCGACTGCAGCATAAGGATGGATCTACGGTATGGGCAGACACAATTACTCATTATGTATATAACGATTCAGGTACACTGATGGAGATGGTCGCGGTAACTCGTGATATCTCAGCCAGTCAGCAACAACAATTAAGTCTGCAGGAGTACAGATCGTTATTTGACTGTAACCCGCTGGGAGTCGCTTCTCTAGATCTGGAAGGCAATCTGTTGAAGGCCAACGTGGGTCAGGAACAATTGACAGGACACACCAAGGAGGAGCTGCTCAGTCGACCTTTTGATCATCTCGTTGATCCTGGGGATCTGGAGAAGACTCGTCATCATTTTGAAGAGACGGTGAAAGGCACTGCACAGAGCTACGAGATAGGTCTGATTCACAAGGATGGGCAACGAATTGAGACGAGTGTGATTAATGTTCCCATTTTACTTGAGGACAAAGTCGTTGGAATCTACGGGATCACCAGTGACATTACTGAGTCCAAACGTTACGTGGAAGAAATCGAGAACCTGAGTTATGAACGGGCACTGATTCTGAATGGCTTGTCTGAGGGTGTGATTGGACTGGATCTGGAAGGCAATCTGAACTTTGCCAATCCGGCCGCCGCGGAGATTATGAATTTCTGTCCAAGTGAAATGAATGGTAGACCGCTCGAACAGATGATGATCCAAATGCAGAGCGAAGGCATCCCTTATGCATCCAAGGATACACCGATTCTGCAGGCTGTACGTGAGGGACGAAGTCTCCCGCGTACCGAATCCGTATTTTGGAGACCGGATGGGTCTAGTTTCCTGGCTGAGTTTCAATTGAAGCCGATTATGGATCAGGGGAGAACCCGTGGAGCCGTTTTGGTTTTCCGTGATATGACATCGGTGAAAGACATCATACGTGCCAAGGAAGCAGCAGAACATGCAGACCGTGCGAAGTCCGAGTTTCTCGCTATCATGAGTCATGAGCTTCGTACGCCATTGAACGGCATTATGGGCATGGCTCATCTGTTGATGGAAACCGAGCTGGATGAGGAACAGAAAGGCTTTGCGGAAATCATCATTGACAGTGGTGAATCTCTTTTGTACATTTTGAATGAAATTCTGGATTTCAGCAAAATCGAGGCAGGCAAAATGGATCTGGAGCGCGCACCTGTAGATATTAAGGCGATGCTGAGTGGTGTGATCGAACTGTTTGCACTGAAAGCCTCTGAGAAAAATATTGAACTCTACTGTGAAATGTCAGATCACATTCCTGAACGTGTTCGAGGGGATGAGACGCGGATCCGGCAGGTGTTGATTAATCTGGTGGGTAATGCCGTTAAATTCACAGAGCAGGGCCGCATTACGGTGAAGGTAGGCGTTGATTTCTCAGAGGAACATGGTCAGGATCACCTGATGTTGATCTTTAAGGTCCAAGATACAGGAATCGGTATTCCAATGGAGAAGCAGCACCAACTGTTCCAATCCTTCTCACAGCTTGATCCGGCCATCAATCGCAAGTTTGGCGGGACAGGTCTGGGACTTGCGATTAGCAAGAAACTGGTGGAGTTAATGGGTGGAGCGATTGGCGTTCAGAGTGAGATTGGAGAGGGGGCAGAGTTTCAGTTCACCCTGGTGCTTGAACGCTGGCTCGATGAAAGTAGTGACCCGATCGAGGTCGCCGGGAATGATGAACTGCCATTGGATCGAGCAAGTCTTGCGAATAACATCAAAATTTTGATTGCTGAAGATCAGGCAGTCAATAGTCATCTGCTGGAGGAAATGCTGCGTAAATTTGGCGGGGTATGTGATATTGTTGAAAATGGTGCACAGGCCGTTGAGTTATTGAACAATGTACAATATGACCTGGTGTTCATGGATATTCAAATGCCGATTATGGATGGTATTGAAGCGACCTGCAAAATCAGGCAGACCCATCCGGAGATCCCGGTCATCGCAGCGATTACAGCCTTTGCAGGCGCCAGTGACCGTGAGGAGTGTCTGAAATGCGGAATGCAGGACTTTATCAGCAAACCGTTCCATTCTACAGAGATTAGCCGTGTACTGAATACATGGGTCCCATACATCCGCTCTCAAAGAGTAGAGTAA